One Rossellomorea aquimaris DNA window includes the following coding sequences:
- the recA gene encoding recombinase RecA, with the protein MSDRKAALDMALKQIEKQFGKGSIMKLGEKTDRNVVTCPSGSLALDAALGIGGYPRGRIIEVYGPESSGKTTVALHAIAEVQAQGGQAAFIDAEHALDPEYAQKLGVNIDELLLSQPDTGEQALEIAEALVRSGAVDAIVIDSVAALVPKAEIEGEMGDAHVGLQARLMSQALRKLSGAINKSKTIAIFINQIREKVGVMFGNPETTPGGRALKFYSSVRLEVRRAETLKQGNEMVGNKTKIKVVKNKVAPPFRVAEVDIMYGEGISKEGEIVDLGSELDIVQKSGAWYSYNEERLGQGRENAKIFLKENPEIRSEIMLKIREHYGLDTGRAETDDKGELSLLED; encoded by the coding sequence GTGAGCGATCGTAAAGCAGCCTTAGATATGGCGTTAAAACAAATAGAAAAGCAGTTTGGTAAAGGCTCAATCATGAAGCTTGGGGAGAAAACGGATAGAAACGTAGTAACATGTCCAAGTGGTTCACTTGCACTGGACGCTGCACTTGGAATAGGCGGATATCCACGAGGAAGAATCATTGAGGTATATGGTCCCGAATCATCCGGTAAAACAACAGTAGCACTTCATGCGATTGCAGAGGTTCAGGCTCAAGGAGGTCAAGCTGCATTCATTGATGCAGAGCATGCACTTGATCCTGAATATGCTCAAAAGCTTGGAGTAAACATAGATGAATTATTGCTTTCTCAACCTGATACAGGTGAGCAGGCATTGGAAATTGCGGAAGCGCTTGTACGTAGTGGAGCAGTGGACGCTATCGTTATCGACTCTGTAGCAGCCCTTGTACCGAAAGCAGAAATCGAAGGGGAGATGGGAGATGCTCACGTAGGTCTTCAAGCCCGTTTAATGTCACAGGCTCTTCGTAAGCTTTCAGGTGCCATCAACAAATCGAAAACCATTGCGATTTTCATTAACCAAATTCGTGAAAAGGTTGGAGTCATGTTTGGAAATCCTGAGACGACTCCCGGTGGGCGCGCTCTGAAATTCTATTCTTCTGTACGTTTGGAAGTCCGTCGTGCTGAAACACTTAAGCAAGGAAATGAAATGGTAGGGAACAAAACGAAGATTAAAGTCGTAAAAAACAAAGTAGCTCCTCCGTTCCGTGTAGCGGAAGTAGATATCATGTACGGTGAGGGGATTTCTAAAGAAGGTGAAATCGTCGATCTTGGATCTGAGCTTGATATTGTTCAGAAGAGCGGTGCCTGGTACTCTTATAACGAAGAGCGCTTAGGTCAAGGTCGTGAGAACGCGAAGATTTTCCTTAAAGAAAATCCGGAAATCCGCAGCGAAATCATGCTGAAAATCCGTGAACATTACGGATTGGATACAGGTCGAGCTGAAACCGATGATAAAGGTGAATTAAGTCTTTTAGAAGACTAA